CTACGAGCGGACCGGGTTCGCCCGGCTGGCGACGGTGGGCCTGGCCGACCTGTCCGGCGGGCCCTGAGCTGGGCTCAGAGCCCGGTGGGCACCGCGGCCGCGGCGGCGTCCAGGGCGGCCGCGGCGTCGGCCCAGCCGACCGAGGAGCGCACCTCGCTGAGCAGCACGACCACCCGGTCGTCGACGACGCCCACCGAGTGCAGGTGCCGCTGGCCGGACAGGCAGCACATCCAGCCCTGCTTGACCGCGGGTTCGGGCAGGGTGCCGAACACGCCGAACTCCTGGTCGAAGCCGTCGGAGGCGATCGGGGTGGCCGTGCCCATCCAGCCCAGCAGGGCCGCGGCGTCGTCGGGGTGGGCCACGACCGGCAGGCGGATCAGGAACCAGGCGAGGTCGTTCGCGGTCGTGGTCGTCTCACCCCACTGCCCCCACCGGCGCGGCGGGTCGGTACCGGCCAGCCCGTAGCGGGCGGCGACGTCGCGCACGGCCCGCGCACCGTCGAAGCGCACCCAGAGGTCGGAGGCGGCCGGGTCGTCGGAGCTGCGGATCATCACCTCCAGCTGCGCGCGGTCCCGGTCGGTGAGCGTCACGGCACCGGTGCGGGCGCGGTGCAGCACGTCCTCGGCGAGGTAGAGCTTGACCATGGAGGCGGTCGGGAACGGCCGGTCGGCCAGCTCGCTGCTCGCCCGGGTGGCCAGCATCCGGGCGCTGGCCGCCTCGGCGGCGCGGATGGACAGGCCCGCGAGGCGTTCCTGCTGCCGGGCGACCACGACCGCCAGCGTGCCGACGTCCCCGTAGGCGGCGGTCACCGACGGGACGACGGCCGACGGAGGGGTGCCCTCCTGGGCGGCCGCGGCCCGCGGGGCGAGCAGGCCGGAGAGCACCAGGGCGAGGAGCACGACGGGCAGCACGAGGGGTGCTGCGACCGGCGGGAGGACGCGCGGGGCGCGCGGCAGTGCCCGGCCGGTGGACATGCCGTCATCGTCCGCCGGGCAGGTGACGGGGACCTGACCCGCCAGGGTGACACCGTGTGTCGTACGCCGAGTGCGCCCGTTCCGTCACCGCCCGGTGACGGAACGGGGGGTTCAGCGCTGCTCGTACGTGCCGACCAGCACCGCCCGGGCCAGGGTGTGGCTGAACAGCTGGAAGCCGAGGTAGGCCGGCGAGGCGTCGGGGGTCACCTCGAGCCGGTCGACGTCGACGGCGTGCACCGTGACGAGGTACCGGTGCGGCCCGTGGCCGGCCGGGGGCGCCGCGCCGACGTACCCGGCGAAGCCGGCGTCGTTGCGCAGCTGCACCGCGCCCTCGGGCAGGCCGCCGTCGGAGGCCCCGGCGGGCAGCTCGGTCACCGAGACCGGGAGGTCGGCGACCGCCCAGTGCCAGAAGCCGCTGTGGGTGGGCGCGTCGGGGTCGAAGACGGTGACCGCGAAGCTGCGGGTGGCCTCCGGGAAGCCCGACCAGGACAGCTGCGGCGAGCGGTCCTGCCCACCGGCGCCCATGACACCGCTCACCTGGGGCGCCTGCAGCGGCGCCCCGTCGGTGACGTCGGTGCTGGTCAGCTCGAAGCCCGGCACCTGCGGCAGGAAGTCGTAGGGGCTGGGCGGCGTCGGGCGGTCGGCCATGGCGTGCTCTCCTCGCGGGTCGGGTGTGCAGGGACGGCGCGTCCCTGCGTCCGACCCTAGAGAAGGGACCCCGTACCCCTCACCGTGAGAGGACCCGGTCCCCCTCGCCCCCCGCGGGCTCGGGACGAGCCCCCGGACCGGGCCGGCAGCGCGCCTCCGCACGAGGCCGCGGGTCGGTGAACTGCGGATTCCCGGCGCGGCGGGGGTGGACCGGCGCCGGTAGCGTCGCAGCCGTGCTCGGTCTCCCCGGCAACACCCGCGCGTGCCTGTTCGACCTCGACGGCGTCCTGACCCGGACGGCGACGGTGCACATGGCCGCCTGGAAGCGCACCTTCGACGAGGTGCTGGCCCGCGTCGACCCGGCCGCCGGGGAGTTCACGCAGGAGGACTACAACCGCTCCGTCGACGGCAAGCCGCGGCTCGACGGCGTCCGCGACTTCCTCGCCAGCCGGGGGATCACGCTGCCGGAGGGCACGCCGGACGACCCGCCCGACGCCGCCACGGTGCACGGTGTCGGCACCCGCAAGAACCAGCTGGTGCACGCCGAGCTCGCCGAGCACGGCGTCGAGGTCTACCCCGGCTCGGTGCGCTACCTGCGCGCGGTCAAGGACGCCGGCCTGGCCACGGCGGTGGTCACCGCCTCCCGCAACGGGGCGCAGGTCATCGCCGCCGGCGGTTTCGCCGACCTCATCGACGCCCGCGTGGACGGCGAGGTCGCCGCCGCCCAGGGGCTGCGCGGCAAGCCGGCACCCGACACCTTCCTGGCCGGCGCCCGGGCGCTGGGTGTGCCGCCGGAGGAGGCGGTGGTCTTCGAGGACGCCCTGGCCGGGGTGGCCGCCGGTCGGGCCGGCGGGTTCGGCCACGTCGTCGGCGTCGACCGCGTCGGGCAGGCCGCGGAGCTGGCGGCCTCCGGCGCGGACGTCGTCGTGCAGGACCTCGCCGAGCTGCTGGACGAGGAGCCGTGACGGAGGGCCGGCCGGACTTCCCGGTCGAGCCGTGGGCGCTGACAGAGACCGGGCTGGACCACGCCTCGCTCGCCGTCCACGAGTCGGTGTTCGCGCTGTCCAACGGGCACATCGGGATGCGCGGCTCGTTCGAGGAGGGCGAGCCGGTCGTCGTCCCGGGCACCTACCTCAACGGCTTCTTCGAGGAGCGGCCGCTGCCCTACGCCGAGGCCGGCTACGGCTTCCCCGAGCAGGGGCAGACCGTCGTCAACGTGACCGACGGCAAGCTGGTGCGGCTCCTGGTCGGTGACACCCCGCTGGACCTGGACTACGGCGAGGTCGTCGAGCACCGGCGCACCCTGGACCTGCGCCGCGGGCTGCTGCGCCGGCACACCGAGTGGCGCTCGCCCAACGGCCGGGTGGTCAGCGTGACCAGCACCCGGATGGTGTCGCTGCGCCGCCGCTCGATCGCCGCGATCGAGTACACCGTCGAGTGCACCGACGGGCAGGGCGACCTCTACATCGCGCTGCAGTCGGACCTGCTGGCCAACGAGCCGGTCGACAACACCGGCACCGACGACCCGCGGGCGTCGGCCGCGCTGGACCGTCCGCTGGCCGGGGAGATGGCCGTGGCCCGCGGCCAGCGCGCCGTGCTGGTGCACCGCACCCGGCGCTCCCGGCTGCGCATGGCCGCCGGGATGGACCACGTGGTGGAGGTGCCCGACACCTCGACCACCGACATCGAGGCCACCGACGACCTCGCCCGCTTCACCCTCGCCGCCCGGCTGCCGCAGGGCTCCTCGGTCCGACTCGTCAAGTACCTGGCCTACGGCTGGTCGTCGCGGCGCTCGGCGGCGGCGCTGCGCGACCAGGTCGAGGGGGCGCTGGCCACCGCCAAGCTGGCCGGCCTCGAGCGGCTGGTGCGCGAGCAGCGCGAGGTCCTCGACCAGCACTGGCAGCACGCCGACGTGGAGATCGAGGGCGACGAGGAGCTGCAGCAGGCGGTGCGGGTGGGCATGTTCCACCTGCTGCAGGCCGGGCTGCGGGCCGAGCGCCAGCCCATCCCGGCCAAGGGGCTCACCGGCCCCGGCTACGACGGGCACACCTTCTGGGACACCGAGACCTACGTGCTCCCGGTGCTCACCTACATTGCGCCGGTGGCCGCCCGCGACGCGCTGCGCTGGCGGCACTCCACCCTGGAGCTGGCCCGGGAGCGGGCCCGCGTGCTGGGGCTGGCCGGTGCGGCCTTCCCGTGGCGCACCATCCGCGGCGAGGAGACCTCGGGGTACTGGCCGGCCGGGACGGCGGCCTTCCACATCAACGCCGACATCGCCGACGCCGTCGTCCGGTACTGGCACGCCACCGGCGACGAGGCGTTCGACCGCGACCACGGCGCCGAGCTGCTGATCGAGACCGCCCGACTGTGGGCGTCGCTCGGGCACTTCGACGACGAGCACGGCTTCCGCATCGACGGCGTCACCGGCCCGGACGAGTACACCGCGGTGGTGGACAACAACGTCTACACCAACCTCATGGCGCAGCGGAACCTGCGCGAGGCGATCGCCGCGGTGCACCGGCAGCCCGACGTCGCCGGCCGGCTGGACGTCGCCGAGGACGAGCTGTCCCTGTGGGAGCGGGCGGCGGCGCTCATGGCGGTGCCCTACGACACCCGGCGCGGGGTGCACATGCAGTCCGACGCCTTCACCCACCACGAGGAGTGGGACTTCGCCAGCACGCCGCCGGACTGCTACCCGCTGCTGCTGCACTACCCGTACTTCGACATCTACCGCAAGCAGGTGATCAAGCAGGCCGACCTGGTGATGGCCCTGCACCTGCGCGGGGACGCCTTCACCCCGGAGGAGAAGGCCGCCGACTTCGCCTACTACGAGGCGCGGACGGTGCGCGACTCCTCGCTGTCGGCGACCCAGCAGGCGGTGGTGGCCGCCGAGACCGGGCACCTGGCACTGGCCTACGACTACTGGGGCGAGGCCACGCTGACCGACCTGCAGAACCTGCACGGCAACTCCGGGCACGGCCTGCACCTTGCCTCGCTGGCCGGCGGCTGGACGGTCGCCGTCGCCGGGTTCGGCGGCATGCGCGACCACGACGGGCAGCTCACGTTCGCCCCGCGGCTGCCCGAGCGGATCAGCCGGCTGCGCTTCCGGCTCAACTACCTGGGGCGGCTGCTGGTGGTCACCGTGACGCCGACCCGGGCCACCTACCGGCTGAGCGAGGGCGAGCCGCTCGACGTCCACCACCACGGCCGGCGGCTGACGGTGGGCGAGCAGGAGGTCGCCGCGGACATCCCGCCCGCGCCCGAGGTGACCCAGGTGCACCAGCCGCCCGGCGTGGCGCCCCGCCGGCGCGGCCGCGGCTAGGCCGGCCTCAGCCGAGGACCCACCAACCACCGAGCAGCAGCGCGCCGACGTCGACGAGCAGGAAGACCCCGACCCACAGCACGGCGGGCAGTCGGGTGAGGCGGGCCAGCTGGTCGGCGTCGGAGTCCGGGGCGGCCCGCCGGCGGCGGGCCCGCTGCAGCTCGAGCACCGTCTTCGGTGCAGCCAGCAGCAGGAACCAGGTGACCGCGGCGGCGAACGCGGCCTGCCCGGCCGGCGGCAGCCACCCCGTCACGGCGAGGACGACGGCGCCGGTGGCCAGCACCGCCCACAGCCCGTACCAGTTGCGGATCTGCACCAGCAGCAGCGCGAGCAGGGCCAGCAGCGCCCACAGCAGGAGCGCGGCGTGCCCGGCGGCCAGCAGCGCGGCGGCCCCCAGACCGAACAGCGCCGGGCCGGGATAGCCAGCGGCGCAGGTCAGCACCATGCCGATGCCGGTGGGGCGGCCGGCGGACACGGTGAGCCCGGAGGTGTCCGAGTGCAGCCGGATGCCGGCCAGCCGCCGTCCCGCGGCCAGGGCCACCAGCCCGTGCGCGCCCTCGTGGGCGATGGTCACCACGGTGCGGGCCGGCCGCCACAGGGCGGGGGAGCCGACGACGACGGCCGCGGCGACCAGTGCGCCGAGCAGCACTGCCGTCGACAGCTGGGGGAGCGGGGTGGTGACCCGGTCCCAGAGCTGCGCGACGAGGTCCACGCGCGCAGTCAACCCCAGCCGGTTGGGGACACCTGGCTCGTGACGCCCCCTTACGTCCGTTATCCCCAACGATATTGACAATCGGCTTGACCAAGAACACCCCCACGCAACAACACGGGGGAGTGGCCCAGGGTCGAGAGGACGGCGACCCGACTCGGGGCGCCGCCGGCCCGCCACGGACGCCGGCCGCCGCTGCGGTGCCGCTCACGCCGGTGGGCGACCGGCCTCCCGGCCGCGAGGGAGGCGGCCCCGACCGACCTCGTCGCAGCGCCGCACGCGCCGGCGTCCCGCTCACCGGCCTGCGCCGGCCGGGGGAGTGGGGCTCGAGCAGCAGACTGCACCCCGCACCGGCGGGTGGGCCCAGCCGCCACCATCCCGGAGTCGTGTCCCCGGTCAGCCGGCCGCCTGCGGCTGCCGATGTGCAGAGCTCAGGCGCACCCGATCGGTTCACAGGACGTCGTATCCGTTATCCCGAACACAAATGCTATTAAACTTTGCACGAGCACAGACGACGGCGACGTCAACGAAAAACACCGTCGACCGGACAGGGGAGCGCGGGCCACCATGCCGGCATGGACGTGATCTCCTCGCTGCCGGCCTTCGTGCTGGCCGTGCTGCTCATCTCGGCCTCTCCCGGGCCCGCGATGGCCCTGATCATCCGGCGGGCCGCCCTGCGCGGGCTGCCGGCCGCCGTCCCGACCGTGCTGGGTCTGGAGGCCGGTCTCTACGTGTGGGCGTTGTTCGCGGGAGCCGGCTTCGCCGCGCTGGTCGCCGCCTCGGAGGTCGCCTACCTGGTGCTGCGGGTGGTGGGCGCGGCCGTGCTGCTGGTCCTCGGCGTCCGGGCCTGGCGCGCGGCCTGGCGGGACCGCGGGGGAGAGGTCCCCACCCCGGCGCCGATGGCCCGGCACGGCTGGTGGTCGGCGTTCGGGGAGGGCTTGGTGGTGCAGCTGGCCAACCCCAAGGCCGCGGTGTTCATGATCGCGTTCTACCCGCAGTTCGTGCCGGCTGATGGGCCGGTCTTCACGACCACCGCGCTGCTGGGCCTGCTGCAGGTCACCCTGGAGACCGGGCTCTACCTGGCGCTCGCCGCCGGTGTCGCGCGGGCCGGCGACTGGTTCCGGCATCCGCGGATCCGCCGGCGGCTCGAGGCGGTCAGCGGGACGGTGCTCGTCGCGCTCGGGCTGCGGGTGGCCGTCTCCAGTCGCTGAGTCGGGGGGGGGGGGCGGTGGGGGAGTCGGCGCACTCCTGTCCTGCGGCTCCACGGCCGGGCCGGATGACGTACCTCGGTGCGGCCCCCACCGTTCGCCACCCGACAGGAGTGACGGTGCCCCGGGGCACCGAGCCAGGACCACCCGCGGCACCGGACCGCGGCGTGCCGGGGGAGATCGGCGTCTTGGGCGTGCTGGTGCTGTCCGTGGCGGTGTCCGTCCTGGTGGCCCCAGTTCGTCGCGGCCGCCGTCTGCGTCGCGCGGTACCGGTCAACCGGGTGGGACTCGGGCTTCGAGGTGTTCGGCTTCCTGCACCCTCTGCTGCTCACGGCGGTGGCGGGAGTGCTGGTTGCCGTCGTGCGTCGCCGTGCCTGAGCACCTGGGCTCTTCTCGCCGGACGCCGTTCGCCGGTGGCGAGCTCCCGCTCGCGGCCCACGTCCGCCGGGCGGGATCGTCACGTGACGGAACCCCGGACAGGGTGGCGACCCTCGGGCGCGACAGGTTGGCCGAGCCCGACTCAGTCCTACGCTCGTCACGTGTCGACGACCGTCAACGTCCACGAGGCGAAGACGCACCTCTCCCGACTCCTCGACGCCGTCGAGGCGGGGGAGGACGTCGTGATCGCCCGGGCCGGCAAGCCGGTGGTCCGGCTGGTCCCGGTGACCAGCCGGACCGCGCCGCGGACCCCGGGCTCATGGCGGGGGCAGGTGCGGATCGCCGACGACTTCGATGACACGCCCGAGGAGCTGATCGCCGCCTTCCACGGCGACGTCAGCCCGTGACGTCGTTGCTGGACACCCACATCCTGCTCACCCTCTCGGACGGGCTCGAGCGCGAACTCGACGGCACGGCGTCGAGGGACCGCCGGCGACCGTCGAGGACGGTCTGGCCGCCGGCGCCCTGCCACGCCACCACGGCGACCCGTTCGACCGGATACTCATCGCCCAGGCAGTGCGCCACGTGCGGATCCTCGGCTGACGGAGGAGCGGTCCCGCTCTCCACTACCTGACATAATGTGCATTATCGGCTTAAGTCGTCCAGAGGCGCCGACAAGAGTCCGAGGCCTACCGAGTTGTCGTCCTGATGTCACGCCGACCCGCCGACGTGGTGACGTGTCGGCACGGCGATCCGTCACACTGACCGGTCATCCTGCCGGCGCTCTCGGCGACCGGTCGGGAGACGCCGGGCTGGTCCTGGACGGCAATCCGCCGGGCACCGCGACCGGGCACCGCGACCGGACGCCGTCGGTGCGGCCGACTGTCGTCGGCGGCGGCGCGGTCGCGGCCACGGACCCCGACCGACCTGCGACCGGCTCACTGTCGATGAATCCGTCGCCGGCGCTGACAGACCACCCGGGGCCATGCTCCCCCGGACCCGCCGACACCTGCCGATTTACGTCACAGTGACGTTATACCGGGAGGGTCGCCACATCTCGACGGGCACACGGCACGGCTGCTGCTTAGGGTCGGAGCATGCAACTCCGACGCCCGATCGCCGCGCTCGTGACCGCCCTGGCGCTGTTCGGAGGTGGCGCGACGATGACCGCCTGCTCGGCTGCCGGCAGCGGTGAGCAGAGCGACGGCACCACCGACGGGACGGCTCCCAACACCGAGAACAACGACGAGAACGACCCGTCGCGGGACAACCTGCCGGACAACAACGACCAGGAGGACGGTGTCGAGCAGGGCAACGGCAACGACGACGCCGACAACTGACGCACCCACCGGCCGATCGGTGCGCCGCCGGGTGCGTCGCTCAGCCGGCGGCGCGCTCGGAGACCCAGAGCCGGTCGAGCCGTCCGGTGGAGCGCACCAGCTCCTGCAGCGACCGCTCCAGCTCCGCCTTGGTGTGCCGCTCGCCGAGCACGGTCTGCACGTCCTCGATGGCGCAGCGCAGCTGGTACAGCCGGTCCTGCAGACCGTCGAGCTCAGCGCGGGTGACCAGCACGACGTCACCGGACAACCCGGCCCGGGTCGTCGCGGCCCGCTGCTCGTAGGCGCGCTGCCGGCAGGCCTGCCCGCAGTACTGCCGCGGCCGCCCCACCGAGCCCTGCTCGGGCAGCACCCGGCGACACCAGCCGCAGCGGCGCTCGCCGTCGCGGGCCGGCGGCGTCCCGGGTCGGGCCTCCGCGTGGATCGTCCGGACCCCGTCTCGCTGTGCCACGGTGCGCACCGTAGACGCCGGCACCGACAGGACCGCAGGACACGCCGCGTCCGGTGCCCCCGGGGCCCCACGCGCACCGGAGCGGGGGCTGCGGGCCCTGGTCGGCCCGCGGACCTGCGGCGTTAGCGTGTCGTCGTGGTCCCGGCACGGTACGCGTTCCTCGACGGGCCCACGCCCCTGGCGATGGCCCACCGGGGCGGGGCCATCGAGCACCTGGAGAACTCCCTGCCGGCCTTCGAGGCGTGCGTGGCCATGGGCTACCGGTACCTGGAGACCGACGTCCGGGTGACCGCCGACGGCGTCCCGGTCGTCTTCCACGACGCCGTCCTGGACCGGGTCACCGACCGCACCGGCCGGGTGGACCAGCTGACCTGGGCGCAGCTGTCCGGGGCCCGCATCGGCGGGCGTGAGCCGGTGCTCCGCCTGGAGGACCTGCTCGGCGCCTGGGCCGACGTCCGCTTCAACCTCGACGTCAAGGCACCCGGCGTGGTGGCGCCCCTGGCGCGCACGGTCCGCCGGCTCGGGGTGGCCGACCGCATCTGCGTGGCGTCCTTCTCCGACGCCCGGGTCGCCGCGGCGCGACGGGTGTTCGGCCCCGGGGTGTGCACCTCGCTGGGCCCGCGGGGCGTGGCCGCGCTGCGGCTGTCCTCCTACTCCCCCCGCGCCGCCGGGCTGGTGCGCATCCCGGCCGGCTGCGCGCAGGTGCCGCTGCAGCTCGGCGGCCGGGCGCTGGTCGACGAGCGGTTCATCGCCGCGGCGCACGCCCAGGGCCTGCAGGTGCACGTGTGGACCGTCGACACCGAGGAGGAGGCGACGCGGGTGCTGGACCTCGGTGTCGACGGCGTCATGACCGACCGGCCCGCCATGCTGCGCGCCCTGCTGCAGCGCCGCGGGCAGTGGACGGGACGACCGGCCGCGTGACCGGCGGCGACATCCCGGCGTGACCAACACCTGCTGGACGGCCCCTCCCCCTGCTGACACCCTGCGGCCGTGACGACCGCCGCCACCACCGGGCACCCGCCGCCCCCCGCCGACCCGGCGCTGCGCCGGGAGCGCTTCGGCTGGTACTCCTACGACTGGGCGATGTCGGTGTTCAACACCAGCGTCACCACCGTCTTCCTCGGCCCGTACCTGACTGCGGTGGCCGAGGACGCGGCCGGGCCCGACGGGCGGCTGGGCCTGCTCGGGCTGGGGATCCCCCCGGGCAGCTGGTTCTCCTACGTGCTGTCCGCGTCGGTGCTGCTGCAGGTGCTGGTGCTGCCGCTGACCGGTGCGGTCGCCGACCGCACCGGGCGCAAGCGCCTGCTGCTGGCCGGCTTCGCCACCCTGGGCGCGCTGGCCACGACCGGGCTGTTCTTCGTCGCCGACGGCCGCTACCTCCTCGGCGCGGTGTTGTTCGTCGTGGCCAACATCAGCTTCGGGGCGGCCACCGTCGTCTACTATTCCTGGCTGCCCGACCTGGCCGGCCCCGAGGAGCGCGACGCGGTGTCCAGCCGCGGGTGGGCATTCGGCTACGTCGGCGGGGCGCTGCTGCTCGCCGTCCACCTGGGCCTGGTGCTCGCCGCACCGTCCCTGGGCCTGACCACCGGGGAGGCGGTGCGGATCTGCCTGGCCACCGCCGGCCTGTGGTGGGGGGCGTTCACCGTCTTCACCGTCTCCCGGCTGCGCGACCGGCCGGTGCGCGGGGCCGCCGGGCGCCCGCGCAGCGGGTTCCGCCAGCTGGCGACGACGATGCGCGAGATGCGGGCCTTCCCGCTGACCCTGTGGTTCCTCGGCGCCTACCTGCTCTACAACGACGGCGTCCAGACCGTGATCTCGCTGTCGGCCACCTACGCCGTCGAGGAGCTGGGCCTGGAGCAGTCGGTGCTCACCGGCGCGATCCTCATGGTGCAGGTGGTGGCCATCGCCGGCGCCCTCGGACTGGGCCGGCTGGCCGCCCGCTACGGCGCCAAGCGGGTCGTCCTCGGCGCGCTGCTCGCCTGGATCGGCGTGCTGCTCGCCGCCTTCTGGCTGCAGGCCGGCGCGGTCGGGCAGTTCTACGCGCTGGCCGCCGTCATCGGGCTGGTGCAGGGCGGCACCCAGGCGCTGTCCCGGTCGCTGTTCAGCCACCTGATCCCGGCCGGCAAGGAGGCGGAGTACTACGGCTTCTACGAGATCAGCGACCGCGGCACCAGCTGGCTGGGCCCGCTGGCGTTCGGGCTGACCTACCAGCTCACCGGCTCCTACCGGCTGGCCATCGTCAGCCTGGTGGTCTTCTTCGTGGCCGGCTTCGCCGCGCTGGCCGCGCTGCCCGTCCGCCGCGCCGTGCTCGCCGCCGGGAACACCCCGCCGGAGCGGCTGTGAGCGCGGCCACCGAGCCGCTGCCGGCAGCCGTCCCTGCCGCCGGCGACCGCCGCCGCCACCCGGCGCCGGCGCACCTGCGGTTCTTCCACGGGCCGATGGACTGCGGGAAGTCCACGCTGGCCCTGCAGGTGGACCACAACCAGGCCCGGCAGGGACGGCACGGGTTGCTGCTCACCCAGGGCGACCGCTCCGCGCAGCCGCGGATCAGCTCCCGCGTCGGGCTGTGCCGCGAGGCGCTGGAGGTGGGCGCCGGCACCGACCTGCGGCTGCTGGTCCGCGACTCGTGGGCCGCGGGCGACCGGGTCGACTACCTGATCGTCGACGAGGCGCAGTTCCTCGAACCCGGGCAGGTCGACCAGCTGGCCGAGCTCGTCGACGAGTCGCACGTCGACGTCTACGCCTTCGGGCTGACCACCGACTTCCGCACCCGGCTGTTCCCCGGCACCCAGCGGCTGCTGGAGGTCGCCGACGACGTCCAGCGCATCCAGGTCGAGGTGCTGTGCTGGTGCGGCCTGCCGGGTCTGCTCAACGCCCGGGTGGTGGCCGGGGAGGTGGTGCGCGAGGGCCGGACGGTCGTCGTGGCCGACACCTCCCCCACCCCGGCGCCGGACGACCGGGACGCCGAGGTGCACTACCAGGTGCTGTGCCGCCGCCACCACGTGCAGGGCCAGCTCGGCCCCAACCCGGCCGGCCCCGGGCAGCTCGCCCTGCCCTGAGGCCGCGGCGGGCGGCCCACTCCTCCCCCGTCGGGGGGTGGTCGACGGTCGGCATACCACCCCATGCGATGATTCGGGACCGGATCCGCGGAATCTCTCCGCGAACTCTGTCGTTGGTCCTCGTGATCCCCTCCGCTCAGTGGGTAGTGACCTGCTGCGACGGTGAGTCCGGACCGACACCACCAGCACGAGAGGACGGTGTGCCATGGGCGAGCGTTCCCTGCGGGGCAGCCGACTGGGCAGCGTGAGCTACGAGACCGAGCGGAACACCGCCCCCATCGAGCGGCAGTACGCGGAGTACCGGTGCCCCTCGGGTCACCTGTTCACCGTGCCCTTCGCGGACGACGCGGAGCTCCCCGACACCTGGGAGTGCAAGTTCGACGGAGCGGCCGCGAAGCTGGTCGGCGGCACCGAGCCGGCCCCCAAAAAGGTCAAGCCGCCGCGGACGCACTGGGACATGCTGCTGGAGCGCCGCTCGGTGGAGGACCTCGAGGAGGTCCTGGCCGAGCGTCTCGAGGTGCTGCGCGGCCGGCGGACCCGCGCCAGCTGAACGGACCGCACGACGCAGGACGGCCCCGGTGGGACTCCCCACCGGGGCCGTTCGCCGTCTCGGGCCGGGTGTCAGCCGACCCGGTCGTCGCGGACCGGTCCCTCCCGCAGCACCTCGCCCTCGATGACCAGCGGCCGCCCGAGCCCGGAGGCGTGCGACCCCGACCCGGACGGGCGCCCCGAGTACCCGGCCCCCTCCGCGCGGGCGCTGCGCACCCGGACCGGGCCGCGCAGCTCGACGGGCAGCCGCGACGTCACCGCCCGGACCAGCAGCGCGCGCACGAGGAACCGCGTCGGGGGCAGCAGGCACAGCAGGCCCACGACGTCGCCGACGAAGCCCGGCAGCACCATGAGCAGCCCGCCGGCGGCGATCAGCCCGGCGTCGCCCAGTGCCCGTCCGGGCGCACGGCGCTCCCGGGCGCGCTCGCGCAGCTCGGCCAGCGCCCGGGTGCCCTGCCGGGCCAGCAGCGTCCAGCCCAGGGCGGTCGTGGCGAGGGCGGCGAGCAGCGTCCACCCCACGCCGATCCAGGAGGCCACCAGCACGAAGACGACGACCTCGGCCACGACCCACAGGGCGGCCAGCACGCGCACGCGGTGTCCCACGGCTCTCCCTCTC
This window of the Geodermatophilus sp. DSM 44513 genome carries:
- a CDS encoding YbhB/YbcL family Raf kinase inhibitor-like protein is translated as MADRPTPPSPYDFLPQVPGFELTSTDVTDGAPLQAPQVSGVMGAGGQDRSPQLSWSGFPEATRSFAVTVFDPDAPTHSGFWHWAVADLPVSVTELPAGASDGGLPEGAVQLRNDAGFAGYVGAAPPAGHGPHRYLVTVHAVDVDRLEVTPDASPAYLGFQLFSHTLARAVLVGTYEQR
- a CDS encoding M50 family metallopeptidase, giving the protein MDLVAQLWDRVTTPLPQLSTAVLLGALVAAAVVVGSPALWRPARTVVTIAHEGAHGLVALAAGRRLAGIRLHSDTSGLTVSAGRPTGIGMVLTCAAGYPGPALFGLGAAALLAAGHAALLLWALLALLALLLVQIRNWYGLWAVLATGAVVLAVTGWLPPAGQAAFAAAVTWFLLLAAPKTVLELQRARRRRAAPDSDADQLARLTRLPAVLWVGVFLLVDVGALLLGGWWVLG
- a CDS encoding serine hydrolase, with the protein product MSTGRALPRAPRVLPPVAAPLVLPVVLLALVLSGLLAPRAAAAQEGTPPSAVVPSVTAAYGDVGTLAVVVARQQERLAGLSIRAAEAASARMLATRASSELADRPFPTASMVKLYLAEDVLHRARTGAVTLTDRDRAQLEVMIRSSDDPAASDLWVRFDGARAVRDVAARYGLAGTDPPRRWGQWGETTTTANDLAWFLIRLPVVAHPDDAAALLGWMGTATPIASDGFDQEFGVFGTLPEPAVKQGWMCCLSGQRHLHSVGVVDDRVVVLLSEVRSSVGWADAAAALDAAAAAVPTGL
- a CDS encoding LysE family translocator; its protein translation is MDVISSLPAFVLAVLLISASPGPAMALIIRRAALRGLPAAVPTVLGLEAGLYVWALFAGAGFAALVAASEVAYLVLRVVGAAVLLVLGVRAWRAAWRDRGGEVPTPAPMARHGWWSAFGEGLVVQLANPKAAVFMIAFYPQFVPADGPVFTTTALLGLLQVTLETGLYLALAAGVARAGDWFRHPRIRRRLEAVSGTVLVALGLRVAVSSR
- a CDS encoding beta-phosphoglucomutase family hydrolase, encoding MLGLPGNTRACLFDLDGVLTRTATVHMAAWKRTFDEVLARVDPAAGEFTQEDYNRSVDGKPRLDGVRDFLASRGITLPEGTPDDPPDAATVHGVGTRKNQLVHAELAEHGVEVYPGSVRYLRAVKDAGLATAVVTASRNGAQVIAAGGFADLIDARVDGEVAAAQGLRGKPAPDTFLAGARALGVPPEEAVVFEDALAGVAAGRAGGFGHVVGVDRVGQAAELAASGADVVVQDLAELLDEEP
- a CDS encoding type II toxin-antitoxin system Phd/YefM family antitoxin, with the translated sequence MSTTVNVHEAKTHLSRLLDAVEAGEDVVIARAGKPVVRLVPVTSRTAPRTPGSWRGQVRIADDFDDTPEELIAAFHGDVSP
- a CDS encoding glycoside hydrolase family 65 protein, whose product is MTEGRPDFPVEPWALTETGLDHASLAVHESVFALSNGHIGMRGSFEEGEPVVVPGTYLNGFFEERPLPYAEAGYGFPEQGQTVVNVTDGKLVRLLVGDTPLDLDYGEVVEHRRTLDLRRGLLRRHTEWRSPNGRVVSVTSTRMVSLRRRSIAAIEYTVECTDGQGDLYIALQSDLLANEPVDNTGTDDPRASAALDRPLAGEMAVARGQRAVLVHRTRRSRLRMAAGMDHVVEVPDTSTTDIEATDDLARFTLAARLPQGSSVRLVKYLAYGWSSRRSAAALRDQVEGALATAKLAGLERLVREQREVLDQHWQHADVEIEGDEELQQAVRVGMFHLLQAGLRAERQPIPAKGLTGPGYDGHTFWDTETYVLPVLTYIAPVAARDALRWRHSTLELARERARVLGLAGAAFPWRTIRGEETSGYWPAGTAAFHINADIADAVVRYWHATGDEAFDRDHGAELLIETARLWASLGHFDDEHGFRIDGVTGPDEYTAVVDNNVYTNLMAQRNLREAIAAVHRQPDVAGRLDVAEDELSLWERAAALMAVPYDTRRGVHMQSDAFTHHEEWDFASTPPDCYPLLLHYPYFDIYRKQVIKQADLVMALHLRGDAFTPEEKAADFAYYEARTVRDSSLSATQQAVVAAETGHLALAYDYWGEATLTDLQNLHGNSGHGLHLASLAGGWTVAVAGFGGMRDHDGQLTFAPRLPERISRLRFRLNYLGRLLVVTVTPTRATYRLSEGEPLDVHHHGRRLTVGEQEVAADIPPAPEVTQVHQPPGVAPRRRGRG
- a CDS encoding glycerophosphodiester phosphodiesterase, which encodes MVPARYAFLDGPTPLAMAHRGGAIEHLENSLPAFEACVAMGYRYLETDVRVTADGVPVVFHDAVLDRVTDRTGRVDQLTWAQLSGARIGGREPVLRLEDLLGAWADVRFNLDVKAPGVVAPLARTVRRLGVADRICVASFSDARVAAARRVFGPGVCTSLGPRGVAALRLSSYSPRAAGLVRIPAGCAQVPLQLGGRALVDERFIAAAHAQGLQVHVWTVDTEEEATRVLDLGVDGVMTDRPAMLRALLQRRGQWTGRPAA